One region of Primulina tabacum isolate GXHZ01 chromosome 1, ASM2559414v2, whole genome shotgun sequence genomic DNA includes:
- the LOC142551436 gene encoding ras-related protein RABA6a-like, protein MDEDCDYLFKAVLIGDSAVGKSNLLYRFAKDEFYLDSKPTIGVEFAYRSIKVGDKIVKAQIWDTAGQERFRAITSSYYRGALGALLVYDITRKSTFESLKKWLKELREFGGPEMVVVLVGNKSDLLHSREVNLEDGQSLAKLEQVSFMETSAKENLNVEEAFLHMIHRIYEITSHKSLEAKTSSRESTDLKTLQGNKEIICIDEVSATKQPSSCCLH, encoded by the exons ATGGATGAAGATTGTGATTACTTGTTCAAAGCTGTCCTAATCGGAGACTCTGCTGTCGGGAAATCCAATCTGCTCTACAGATTTGCAAAAGATGAATTCTATTTGGACTCGAAACCAACGATTGGAGTCGAATTTGCTTACCGAAGTATTAAGGTTGGTGATAAGATCGTCAAGGCTCAGATATGGGACACCGCCGGCCAAGAAAG GTTTAGGGCGATCACGAGCTCTTACTACCGAGGAGCCCTTGGTGCCCTACTAGTCTACGATATAACAAGAAAATCCACGTTCGAAAGTTTGAAAAAATGGTTGAAAGAGTTAAGAGAATTCGGCGGCCCGGAGATGGTGGTCGTGCTCGTGGGCAACAAATCGGATCTACTGCATTCAAGAGAGGTGAATCTAGAAGACGGGCAGAGTTTGGCGAAGCTCGAGCAAGTTTCGTTCATGGAAACATCTGCTAAAGAGAATTTGAATGTTGAAGAGGCATTCCTCCACATGATCCATAGGATATATGAAATCACAAGTCACAAAAGCCTTGAAGCCAAGACAAGTAGTCGTGAATCCACAGATTTGAAAACCCTTCAAGGGAACAAGGAGATTATATGCATTGATGAGGTATCCGCCACCAAACAACCTAGTTCTTGTTGTTTGCATTGA
- the LOC142551425 gene encoding peptidyl-prolyl cis-trans isomerase FKBP17-2, chloroplastic-like — protein MASFFASPPFLSHPKTTNIYFSSSQTPTPNSSSSQPQTAAPPPPQPPPAAVVSPKPAAATKTNTAESTDWIASTLTRRFGIGAGLAWAGFLAVGVVSEQIKTRFEVSQQQLNTRDVDKEEEVVFPNGIKYYDIRVGGGSSPRPGDLVVMNVKGSEQSTGQVFLDTFGDDINDRKRKKGPLALVMGSRPYSKGICEGIEYVLRSMNAGGKRRVIVPPSLGFGEEGAEFCEAVKIPPFATLEYVIELEKVSIAPS, from the exons ATGGCCTCCTTCTTTGCATCCCCACCCTTTCTGTCTCACCCCAAGACTACAAATATCTACTTCTCATCTTCACAAACCCCAACACCCAACTCATCATCTTCGCAGCCACAAACGGCAGCCCCGCCACCGCCACAACCACCACCGGCGGCTGTGGTGTCTCCTAAACCTGCAGCTGCCACCAAAACCAATACTGCAGAGTCAACTGACTGGATTGCTTCCACCTTAACCAGGAGGTTTGGCATTGGTGCCGGTCTTGCATGGGCTGGTTTTCTTGCAGTTGGTGTTGTTTCCGAACAAATCAAGACTCGCTTCGAAGTTTCACAACAACAACTGAACACGAG AGATGTGGACAAGGAAGAAGAGGTGGTTTTTCCCAATGGCATAAA GTATTACGACATTAGAGTCGGGGGCGGTTCGAGTCCAAGACCGGGAGATTTGGTGGTGATGAATGTGAAGGGGAGTGAACAGAGCACCGGACAAGTGTTTCTGGATACATTTGGAGATGATATTAATGACAGAAAGAGGAAGAAGGGACCATTGGCACTTGTTATGGGATCAAGGCCTTACAGTAAAGGAATATGTGAAGGAATAGAATATGTCTTGAGAAGCATGAATGCAGGTGGGAAGAGGAGAGTTATCGTCCCGCCAAGCTTAGGATTCGGCGAAGAAGGAGCAGAATTCTGCGAAGCCGTGAAGATCCCTCCATTTGCCACCCTTGAATATGTAATAGAGCTTGAAAAAGTCTCCATTGCACCATCATGA